The Pseudomonas iranensis genome includes a window with the following:
- a CDS encoding helix-turn-helix domain-containing protein, whose protein sequence is MNPQSVKSDPSCHLARPLGALSGWQERRAKAYMLHDLSRSLRVSEIAEHCNLSRSHFSRAFKIVTGCSPQEWMLKMKIDKAKGLLLTSMAITEIVYECGFSDHSHFTRTFGRMVGMPPKVWRQLMCGARVALVDADVWRLSDGLLNSTMGQRLTELRP, encoded by the coding sequence ATGAACCCGCAATCGGTGAAGTCAGACCCTTCCTGCCACCTGGCGCGCCCACTGGGCGCACTGTCCGGCTGGCAGGAACGCCGCGCCAAGGCCTACATGCTGCACGATCTGAGCCGCAGCCTGCGCGTCAGCGAGATTGCCGAACATTGCAATCTGTCACGCAGCCACTTTTCCCGGGCGTTCAAGATCGTCACCGGCTGCTCGCCTCAGGAATGGATGCTGAAGATGAAGATCGACAAGGCCAAAGGGCTGTTGCTGACCTCGATGGCGATTACCGAGATTGTTTATGAATGCGGATTTTCCGATCACTCGCACTTCACCCGCACGTTCGGGCGCATGGTGGGCATGCCGCCGAAGGTCTGGCGCCAACTGATGTGCGGAGCGCGGGTGGCGCTGGTGGATGCGGATGTGTGGCGGCTCAGCGATGGGTTGCTGAATTCGACGATGGGCCAGCGGTTGACGGAACTGCGGCCCTGA